The genomic stretch TGAGCGCAGAAATGGCTATTCCAAATGCGGCGTGAGCGCCTTTCCTGTCAGGCTTTTCGCGTTTGCTGCGGTGCGGGAAAGATCTTGGCCAGTTTCCGGAGGTTCTGGGCGGTTGCGGCGAGGAGGAATTCGTCATTTGCGCCGCATGGACCACGTAATCGCAGTCGGCCTAAGCCAAGGATGCGTTTGAGGTGGGCAAATAGCATCTCGACCTTTTTTCGGAGCTTCATCGAGATGTCGTATTGGCGGGTCTTGGCGATGTCGCGGGCGACTTGGCGGGCGTCTTCATGCTCTTCGCGGGTGATCTTCCGCGCCTCGGCGTTGGGGCAGCATTTGGCTTTGGATGGGCACGCTTGGCAGACGTCCTTCAATGCGCGGTAACGGGCTGTGCCCTTGCCGGTTGGTCCCCGGTTCGGGTCCGAGTAGTTGCGGCGGAACTGCTTCAGCTCATGGCCCTCGGGGCAGATATATTGGTCGTTCTCGGCGTCCCACTCGAACTCTGCCCGCGTCCAGGTGCCGTCGCTGCGTCCGGACTTGTCGAACACCGGGATGTGGGGCGCGATCTTGCGATCGACCAGCCAGCCCAGCATCGGTCCGGTGCCGTAAGCCGTATCCGCGATCAGGCGTTCGGGGTGCAGATCGAACCTGGCCTTCGCCCGCTTCAGCATGGTCTTGGTCGATCCGACCTCGGCCTGCCGGATCGACCTTGTGGCTTCTACATCGACAATCACGCCATGATCCGTGTCGATCAGGTAGTTGTCGGAATAGCTGAAGAAAGCGGGCCCCTTGCGCGCGGCGGTCCACTGGCTGGCCGGGTCCGAATGCGAGGTGAACTTGGGCTGGACCTCGCTGGCCGCACCGAATGCTGCCTCGTCCAGCGTGTCGAGATACTCGCGCACGGCACGGGGTGCATCCGCCGGATCAATCCGCGCCGCGTCCCAGTCGTCCTTCGGCGTAGAGTTCTGCTTGTTGGCATCGGCCTCGATCAGGCTGGCATCAATCGCCATGCGCTGACCGCTGACCAGACCTTCCGCGATGCAGCGCGCGACAGTCGTCTCAAACAGATGCCGTAGCAACTCGCTGTCGCGGAAACGCCCATGTCGGTTCTTTGAAAACGTCGAATGATCCGGGACCCGGTCACTCAGGTCAAGCCGGCAGAACCAGCGATACGCGAGGTTCAGATGCACCTCTTCGCACAGCCGCCGTTCGGACCGGATGCCGAAGCAATACCCGACCAGCAGCATCCGGATCAGCAGTTCGGGATCGACCGACGGACGGCCGGTGTGGCTGTAGAAACCGGCAAGATGGGTGCGGATGCTGTTCAGATCGACAAACCGATCGATGGAGCGAAGAAGGTGGTCTTGCGGAACGTGATCTTCCAGCGAGAACTCGTAGAAGAGTGCTGCCTGCGCTTCCTGTCTCGGTCCCAACATTGCTCAATTCTCCCGCTGGTCAGAAGAATTGAATCAGCAACTTACGCTTCGATCAAGCACGACTTT from Yoonia vestfoldensis encodes the following:
- a CDS encoding IS1182-like element ISRssp12 family transposase, with product MLGPRQEAQAALFYEFSLEDHVPQDHLLRSIDRFVDLNSIRTHLAGFYSHTGRPSVDPELLIRMLLVGYCFGIRSERRLCEEVHLNLAYRWFCRLDLSDRVPDHSTFSKNRHGRFRDSELLRHLFETTVARCIAEGLVSGQRMAIDASLIEADANKQNSTPKDDWDAARIDPADAPRAVREYLDTLDEAAFGAASEVQPKFTSHSDPASQWTAARKGPAFFSYSDNYLIDTDHGVIVDVEATRSIRQAEVGSTKTMLKRAKARFDLHPERLIADTAYGTGPMLGWLVDRKIAPHIPVFDKSGRSDGTWTRAEFEWDAENDQYICPEGHELKQFRRNYSDPNRGPTGKGTARYRALKDVCQACPSKAKCCPNAEARKITREEHEDARQVARDIAKTRQYDISMKLRKKVEMLFAHLKRILGLGRLRLRGPCGANDEFLLAATAQNLRKLAKIFPAPQQTRKA